AGCCGCCTGGCGTTTGTTGGCGCTTGTCTGTCAGACGCCGATCTATCAGCGCCTGCGCGTGGAGCTGCAATTGGGTTACGCGGTGTTCAGCGCACTGCGTCAGATCCATGGGCAGACCGGAATCCTGCTTGGCGTGCAGTCTCCCGGCACCTCGCCATTGAAGTTGCTGGAACACATGGAGTGCTTCCTGAGCGACCTGCCCGGGTTGGTCGAGGGGATCGACGAGGCGGCTTTCATCGCCCAGCGCCAGGCGTTGGCCGATCAATTCGACATCGCGGCCTTACCCTTGGCCCAGGCTGCCGAACTGCTCTGGCAAGGCAAGCTGGCAGGCCGCTCGTCGGATTACCTGACGCAGCTGACCTTGTCGATTCTGGCCACCGACCGCCCCGCGCTGATCGCCGCCGCCCATCGACTGAACAACGCCGAGGGTGGCTGGCGCTGCCTGGCCAGCAGTTCGGAACCGGAAGCGCCTTGGCAAGTGACAAAATGATCATTACCGCTGGTGCAATTAGCTTTTTCCGAGAATGCAGGCCTTTCGCTCTGTAATTTTGAGTAACATAGCCACCTAACTATCTGAACATCTCCGGCTGGAGGTGGACTATATGTATAGATCTCAACTGTCCCATCACCTGAAGGAGCGCTCCCATGTCCTGGTCCAAACCTGCTTACACCGACCTGCGTATCGGCTTTGAAGTCACCATGTACTTCGCAAGCCGCTAAGTTTGTCTTGCAGTTCAGCGCCTCGGTTTGCCGAGGCGTTTTTATTTTCAGCGTTGAAATTGATGGAGCGGCCATGTTTGTCCAGATTCTAGGTTCCGCCGCCGGCGGCGGTTTCCCGC
This DNA window, taken from Pseudomonas fluorescens NCIMB 11764, encodes the following:
- the pqqA gene encoding pyrroloquinoline quinone precursor peptide PqqA yields the protein MSWSKPAYTDLRIGFEVTMYFASR